From Amycolatopsis sp. WQ 127309:
ACGCTGGCCGCGTCGACGACGTTGGCCAACCGCGTGCTGCCCGGCTGGGCGTACCCGGTGTGCGGGCTGGTGGCCGCGTCGGTGCTGATCGGCCTGGCGCGCTGGGCGGGCTTGTCGGGGTCCGACCTGGGCTTGCGCTCGTTCCGGCGGTCCGCCCTGGTCGGACTGGCCGGAGCCGGGCTGGTCGCCGTGGTGTTCGGGATCGCGCTGGCCGTACCGGCACTGCGGACGGTCTACCAGGACGGCCGCGTCGGCACCCCCGACTTCGGCCAGCTGCTCTGGCTGACGTGCGGCCGGATCCTGTTCGGCACGGTGCTGATCGAGGAGATCGCCTTCCGCGGCGTGCTGCCCGCCCTGCTCGGCGCGCGGGACG
This genomic window contains:
- a CDS encoding type II CAAX prenyl endopeptidase Rce1 family protein: MIRAFALVVAVVTLAASTTLANRVLPGWAYPVCGLVAASVLIGLARWAGLSGSDLGLRSFRRSALVGLAGAGLVAVVFGIALAVPALRTVYQDGRVGTPDFGQLLWLTCGRILFGTVLIEEIAFRGVLPALLGARDDRWRWPPIVGAAALFGLWHYLPALAIGRNAAVHAVFGGTPVVVLQILAMAAAGAAGILLHWWRHKGHGVLASVIVHFTTNAGGLTLAVLVR